The sequence below is a genomic window from Escherichia marmotae.
TGCCTGTACACCGACCAGGATAACCAACCGGCACGCGTTTCTTACTTCGGTCAGAAAATGAAAACTGCCCGTATCCTGATCAACACCCCGGCGTCTCAGGGTGGTATCGGTGACCTGTATAACTTCAAACTCGCACCTTCCCTGACTCTGGGTTGTGGTTCCTGGGGTGGTAACTCCATCTCTGAAAACGTTGGTCCGAAACACCTGATCAACAAGAAAACCGTTGCTAAGCGAGCTGAAAACATGTTGTGGCACAAACTTCCGAAATCTATCTACTTCCGCCGTGGCTCCCTGCCAATCGCGCTGGATGAAGTGATTACTGATGGCCACAAACGTGCGCTCATCGTGACTGACCGTTTCCTGTTCAACAACGGCTATGCTGACCAGATCACTTCCGTATTGAAAGCGGCTGGCGTAGAAACTGAAGTCTTCTTCGAAGTTGAAGCAGACCCGACTCTGAGCATCGTACGTAAAGGCGCAGAACTGGCGAACTCCTTCAAACCGGACGTCATTATCGCGCTGGGTGGTGGTTCCCCGATGGACGCTGCGAAGATCATGTGGGTTATGTACGAACACCCGGAAACTCACTTCGAAGAACTGGCGCTGCGTTTTATGGACATCCGTAAACGTATCTACAAGTTCCCGAAAATGGGCGTGAAAGCGAAAATGATCGCAGTCACCACCACTTCCGGTACAGGTTCTGAAGTTACTCCGTTTGCGGTTGTAACTGACGACGCTACTGGTCAGAAATATCCGCTGGCAGACTATGCGCTGACCCCGGATATGGCGATTGTTGACGCCAACCTGGTTATGGATATGCCGAAGTCCCTGTGTGCTTTCGGCGGTCTGGACGCAGTCACTCACGCTATGGAAGCTTATGTTTCTGTACTGGCTTCTGAGTTCTCTGATGGTCAGGCTCTGCAAGCGCTGAAACTGCTGAAAGAATACCTGCCAGCGTCCTACCACGAAGGGGCTAAAAACCCGGTAGCACGCGAGCGTGTTCACAGTGCGGCAACTATCGCAGGTATCGCGTTTGCGAACGCCTTCCTGGGTGTATGTCACTCAATGGCGCACAAACTGGGTTCCCAGTTCCATATTCCGCACGGTCTGGCAAACGCCTTGCTGATTTGTAACGTTATTCGTTACAACGCAAACGACAACCCGACCAAGCAGACTGCATTCAGCCAGTATGACCGTCCGCAAGCACGCCGTCGTTATGCTGAAATTGCAGACCACCTGGGTCTGAGCGCACCGGGCGACCGTACTGCTGCTAAGATCGAGAAACTGCTGGCATGGCTGGAAACGCTGAAAGCAGAACTGGGTATTCCGAAATCTATCCGTGAGGCTGGCGTTCAGGAAGCTGACTTCCTCGCGAACGTAGATAAACTGTCTGAAGATGCATTCGATGACCAGTGCACCGGCGCTAACCCGCGTTATCCGCTGATCTCCGAGCTGAAACAGATTCTGCTGGATACCTACTATGGTCGTGATTATGTAGAAGGTGCACCAGCAGCAAAGGAAGCAGCTCCGGCTAAAGCAGAGAAAAAAGCGAAGAAATCCGCTTAATCAATAACTCTGTATAACAGTATAAACGGTCCCTTTTGGAGCCTGTACATAGATTTGTGTAATTGCCTGATTTTGATATGTTCAATCCAGCATCAAATGAAGGTTAATTTATGGACGAAAAACAGTTACAGGCTCTGGCTAACGAACTGGCCAAAAACCTCAAAACCCCTGAAGACCTCAGTCAGTTTGATCGGCTGCTGAAAAAGCTCAGCGTTGAAGCCGCTCTCAATGCAGAGATGACACACCATCCTGGGTATGAGAAAAATCAGTCCAGACCAGGAGCTAACTCCCGCAACGGTTTTTCCACAAAGACCGTTATCACAGGCGACGGTCCACTGGAACTGCGTACTCCGCGCGATCGTGACGGTACCTTCGAACCACAACTGGTAAAGAAAAATCAGACCCGTATTACCGGGATGGATAACCAGATCCTCTCGTTGTATGCCAAAGGGATGACCACCCGTGAGATAGCTGCTGCGTTCAAAGAACTGTATGACGCAGATGTTTCACCGGCACTGATATCAAAGGTTACCGATGCCGTGATGGAGCAGGTTGTAGAATGGCAAAACCGACCACTGGATGCTGTTTACCCCATTGTTTATCTTGACTGTATCGTCCTGAAAGTTCGGCAGGACAGTCGCGTCATCAACAAATCGGTGTTCCTGGCACTGGGCATCAATATCGAAGGTCAGAAAGAACTGCTGGGTATGTGGCTGGCCGAAAATGAAGGGGCGAAGTTCTGGCTCAATGTGCTGACTGAACTGAAAAACCGCGGTCTGAACGATATCCTCATCGCCTGTGTGGATGGCCTGAAAGGCTTCCCGGATGCCATCAACACAGTATATCCGAAGGCCCGCATCCAGTTATGCATCGTGCATATGGTGCGCAACAGCCTGCGCTTCGTGTCATGGAAGGACTACAAAGCCGTCACTCGCGACCTGAAAGCGATTTATCAGGCTCCCACGGAAGAGGCAGGCCAGCAGGCACTGGAAGCGTTCGCTGCGGCCTGGGACTGTCGCTATCCTCAGATAAGCCGAAGCTGGCAGGCTAACTGGCCGAATCTTGCCACGTTCTTCGCTTATCCAACGGACATCCGCAAAGTGATCTATACGACGAATGCCATCGAGTCGCTAAACAGCGTGATCCGCCATGCGCTCAAAAAGCGTAAAGTGTTCCCGACAGACGACTCGGTGAAAAAAGTGGTGTGGCTGGCAATCCAGTCTGCGTCCCAGAAATGGACGATGCCGTTGAAGGACTGGCGAATGGCAATGAGCCGCTTTATTATCGAGTTCGGTGACCGCCTGGACGGTCACTTCTGAGAAAAGGCATTTACACAGAATCTTAAACAGGCTCCCCTTTTGGGGTAATGCCAGTCAGTTAAGCAACTGACTGGCTCTTTTTCGGGGCTCTGGGGTATTTCCAGGGCCTCTCCTTTACCACTCTCGGGAAGGCTCTTTCCCTTCTTGTCGGTAATTTCACAAGTTGTCCCATACTTGCAAGATCGCGCATCAGCTCCGGTATACGTCCCGGTGAAGCGCCCTGCAATGTCATCAGCATTCTCATCACCATTCCGCATGATTCTGAGAAACTCAGTTGATTCGGCCAGTAACCTTTCAGATGTTCTGCCATTTTAATCATCTAATATCTCACCAGATTATAAGCCAGTAAGACACCCCCCAGCTCTTGCTCCACAAGCTCCGGCTTTTTACTTCTCAGCGTCAGCCTGCTCAGTTGCATCGTCTGTTTTATCTCCCTGTATCCCAGTTCGATTTCCCAGCGATGACTGTACAGATCCGCCATTTCTCCTCCGGGGAAGCGCATGGCGTCCGTCATCGACGTCAGCAGATGGCAGACTTTTCCTTTGCGCGTCACGGTCAGCAGGCGGGCTGTCCCCTCATTTCCCAGCCCCGGCCACTTTTTTCGTGCCTGCGGGCTGGTTTTCAGCTTCACCAGATGATCGCCTTTACCCAGTTTTCTGATCTCTTCATATTGCGCTCCCTTACTGAGAGGGATCATCCAGTGGCGGTGTTCTCCCGCCTGGCTCCAGGCATTTAACAGTCCCAGTGAGTAATAACCTTTATCCATTAACGTCAGGGTGTTATCGCCGGTTTGTTCTATAAGTTGCTCAGCAAGCTCATTTTCGCTGTTCTTCATCGTGCCGAAGGCTGCAGCCGTCAGCAGATGGCTGGTCAGTTCCATCTGGCAGACCACTTTGACCTGCGGGTAGAGCGCCGGGTTCCCGGCATGTGTCTGGCGGGGGAAGGCTGCATCGTTCTCTGGTGTATCCGGTGTGCGCCAGAACACACCATCGATGGCCAGCAGGGTCAGGCCGCACCAGTGCGGATGCGGCGTGGCGTTATGCCAGAGCTGCGCTGTTTTCGTGAACACGCGGGGGACAGCCTCACTTCCCAGGCGCTGGCGGGCCTGAATAACGGCACTGGGGGCAACGAAGGGGCGATTGCCCGGAAGTATGATGTCCAGGCGATTCACAATCTGGTGAAGAGGTTCTTTACGCTCAAGCGCCATGCCAACAATACCCCAGACCATCATTTCGAGGGGAAGACGGCGCTTGCGTAGCGTTACAGTACCTGATTCGGCAAGGCAACGAGAGATGAGTTCGGGGGCGAGGTAATCCCCCAGAGAAGTCAGTGGGTTACGCAGAGAATCGTAACGGGATACCAGATCAAGGGCCTGTCCAATGTGCATAAAAAAATCCGGAAACGAGTGAGCGTTTCCGGATTCTTACACAGCCACTGGATCGGTCAACTGATCCTTAACTGATCGGCATTATCCCTTTTGGGGCCGTTTTTTGTTTTTGTCATAAACCGATACTATGCAAGATCAAATAACTCAGCAGCGTTAGTATTCTCATATTTATACTGTTATCTAATGTGCGAAAACTGCGATAACCTGTAAACGACTCTACTTCGTAGATGACGAAGCATCGGAGCACTAAAACCGTTTGGTTACACTTTTAGCGATGGTTAAGAGTAGGGAAGGATTTATGACTCGGAAGAAGTTAGTAAAACGAACTGACAGGATAAAGGCGTCCCGTTCATCCTGTCAGTAAAGAAAATCTTATTAATCGTGTTGGTGTTTTTCCTGAATAGCCGTCAGAGAGCCGACTTCTAACGCTTCTTTATAGTGTTTACGGCAAACTGAGACATAACGCTCATTACCACCAATAACCACCTGCTCGCCTTCGTTATAAGGTCTACCCTCCTGATCGAGACGTAACACCATGCTTGCCTTACGGCCACAAAAGCAGATGGTTTTTAATTCGACCAGTTTGTCTGACCATGCCAGTAAGTATTGGCTGCCGGTAAATAATTCACCGCGAAAATCGGTACGTAAACCATAACAAAGTACAGGTATATCGAGTTGATCGACAACCTCCGATAATTCATATACTTGTTGTCTGCTTAAAAACTGGCATTCATCAACCAATACACAATGAATTGCCTGTTGTTCATGCTCCGCACGAATCTCATCAAATAATGATGAATTTTGGTTAAATAATTTTGCAGGTGATGACAAGCCTATACGCGAACTGACTTTCCCAGCTCCGAAACGATCATCAATTTCCGCCGTATATACGACAGTGCGCATACCGCGTTCCTGGTAATTGTATGAAGATTGCAACAATGCCGTAGACTTACCCGCATTCATTGCGGAATAGTAGAAATATAGCTGTGCCATCAGCCACAGACCCTCAATGATATGAAATAAAGTTGGTTGAAGTTTATCATAATTCGCCAGTTTTACAGTGCAACAGTACGCGCAGAAGAGGTATATACGTCATTCTTTTAGAAGGATGGCATAATCCTTCAGAGCTATCATTGCGACTGCTTTGCTTGTTATAACTGCGTAAATGACTCCTGGTAACTATTCACAATCTTTAACTTGTTGCACAAGTAATAACCCCCTGTTGACCTCCAGCATACGGCAATACAAAGTCCCTGCACTTATTGCAACTGTTCTACTTTTCATCATTCGCTTAATAGGGGATTTCGTAAACATGACTAATACCGAAGAGTAAAAGGTGCCAGCACATGTTAATCCCTACATAAAATGTGACATGAATCAGGAAGTTTTAACCTTAGGTGGTGCAAAAGTACCGATGCAAATAGGGCTATATGCCGCGTCTTTTCTGACTAATTTTATGAAAAGATATTTATTGGCGGCACAAAATAAAGAACAATTTTGAATTCCTTACATTCCTGGCTATTGCACAACTGAATTTAAGGCTCTATTATTACCTCAACAAACCACCCCAATATAAGTTTGAGATTACTACAATGAGCGAAGCACTTAAAATTCTGAACAACATCCGTACTCTTCGTGCGCAGGCAAGAGAATGTACACTTGAAACGCTGGAAGAAATGCTGGAAAAATTAGAAGTTGTCGTTAACGAACGTCGCGAAGAAGAAAGTGCGGCTGCTGCTGAAGTTGAAGAGCGCACTCGTAAACTGCAGCAATATCGTGAAATGCTGATCGCTGACGGTATTGACCCGAACGAACTGCTGAATAGCATGGCTGCTGTTAAATCTGGCACCAAAGCTAAACGTGCACAGCGTCCGGCTAAATATAGCTACGTTGACGAGAACGGCGAAACCAAAACCTGGACTGGCCAGGGTCGTACTCCGGCAGTAATCAAAAAAGCAATGGATGAGCAAGGTAAATCTCTCGACGATTTCCTGATCAAGCAATAATCTTTTTTAGATTCAGCTTGCTTAAAATCCCGCCATTGGCGGGATTTTTTATTGTCCGTTTTAAGACTATCCAATAAGAATAAGCTATAAAAAAACGGCATTGATAACTCAATGCCGTTCCGTAGAAAACATCGCTATAGATGTTACTTCTTAATGCCCATCTCTTCTTCAAGCCAGGCTTTAAATTCAGTACCCAGTGTATTGTGACGAATACCGTATTCGACAAATGCCTGCATGTAACCTAATTTATTACCACAGTCATGGCTCTTCCCTTTCATATGATAGGCTTCAACCGTTTCTTTCTCGATCAGCATATCAATAGCATCGGTCAGTTGAATTTCATCGCCTGCTCCCGGAGGAGTTTTTGCCAGCAGCGGCCAAATATCAGCGCTAAGTACGTAACGACCAACAATAGCGAGATTAGATGGTGCAACATCTGCTTTCGGTTTTTCTACTACACCAACCATCGGCACACTTTCACCAGGCGCTAATTCCACACCTTTGCAATCCACAACACCATATGCTGTCACATCAGCAACAGGTTCAACCATGATCTGGCTATGACCAGTTCCATCAAAGCGGCGGATCATCTCTGCAAGGTTATCCTGCGACAAATCGGATTCGTATTCATCCAGAATAACGTCTGGCAAAATAACAGCCACAGGTTCATCACCAACGACCGGGTGAGCACACAATACCGCGTGCCCCAGACCTTTCGCCAGCCCCTGACGAACTTGCATAATAGTCACGTGCGGCGGACAAATAGACTGCACTTCATCAAGCAACTGGCGTTTTACACGTTTCTCCAGCATAGCTTCCAGTTCAAAACTGGTATCAAAGTGGTTTTCAATAGAGTTTTTAGATGAGTGAGTAACCAGCACAATTTCAGTAATGCCAGCCGCAATACATTCATTCACGACGTATTGAATTAATGGCTTATCGACAAGCGGTAGCATCTCTTTCGGGATAGCTTTTGTCGCCGGCAACATCCTGGTTCCTAATCCCGCTACCGGGATAACGGCTTTTTTGACTTTCGTGTTAATGGCAGCCATTTAAATTCTCCTGGACTGTTCGTGTATTGAACGTGTTCATATTTCTGTATCACATCCCAGTATATCAGTACCCTGACAAGGCCTGGTTCCGAAAAGGATGTGAGTTAACATAATTAAGACAATTACTTATACGAATGGCGACGATAGTACCACCAGCCAACATTAGCGGGTAATGCAATTTTATCCAAAATTATCGTTTGCTCATTCCGCAGACAACATCAACCGCAGCCTTCCACCGGTTCCCCAAATTTGGCATTGCCAGGCATCACATCGCTGACTCAATTGATTCAAATAGGCATTACCTAATGTCCCTAACGGAACGCCATTACTGATTTGAATCTGGTGTTCGCCCGCATTCAACGTCGCATTCAAGCCTGCGGAAACCAGAATGAGACTTTTCAATTCACGATGATAATAGCCGACTAATAGCGGAAACTGACTAGGCAAATTGGCCTGGCGTAGTAAATGGTTTACCTGCTTCAATAACGCGCCTAACTCTGGCAAACGTTGATTTTGGTGCGCAAGCTGTTCCTGTAATAAGCCATTAAACAGCGCACGTAATAACAAAGCGGCAAGGACGCCATTATGTCCAGCTCGGGTTACATCAAGACAATAAAAAGCCAGATCATTTTCCGATAGTGCTGCAATATCAAGTACCAGACCAGGTTTATCAGCAGCTACGAGTTGGCGATAATTAACCCGGCAATGGGAAATCTCCTGCTGAACCGGTGGTTGTAATTCTTGCAATAATTTCGCGGCAGCGGTGGGATTATCCACCATTGCATCCCAGTCGCGAAAAAGTCTTTCTTCTTCCTCAACCCGGGAGTTAAACATGCTGGGATAAAGACAAGCAAAAACCATCTCACGCAGGCGATTAAGATCTTTAACCGGTTTCAGCAAAACATCTTCTACCCCCAGGCGTAACGCTTTCGCAATATCTGCCATATTTTCCGTAGCAGAAATCACCAGGACAGGAGTTTGATCCCCCCGGTTACGGATATGCTCCAGCAGTTTTAAGCCATTCATTCTTGGCATTGCAATATCACATATCATCAGATCGGGTGTGAAACCTCCCAGTAGCTCAAGGGCATCCACCCCATCAGCCGCCAGTACCGTTGTCGCTCCCAATGAGGAAAACCACGAATCCAGAAGCGAGCGAAAGACTGGCTCATCTTCAACTATGAGAATCTGTTTTCCGACCAATGGCTGCGTCATGTTCTCTCCCCTGACTGGCTTTATTCAATAGTGACATGCTATTGCCATCAGTGCCTGTCAGAATTAACTTAAGTGTAGATAAAAAATCAGATTAAAACGTTAGTTCGAACCAGCGGTAAAAGTTCATCCATTTTCTTTTCTACCGCCAATTGTCCTGCCGCAATCGCGGCGTTGGCACGATGAAAATCCAGGGTAGATATCTGCGGACATAAAGGTTGAATCAGAATATCAGGCGGGTCTCCAGCCATGCGGTTTCGTTTGAGGCGGTTTTCCAGCACCTGGATTGAGGTAGTCATAATTTCTGTCGCTGTCGGTGCCGTGACAGCCCGGCGCGCAGTAAAACTGCTTAACCGCTCTTTCAGCCGTGCATGCCACGGTAAAGCATCTTCAGTGTCATCATTTTCAGTACTGACATTGAATGAAAGAAGGTCTTGTTGCATCAAGTGCGCATCGTGCTGGAGATCAACCGCTATTACGATATCAGCGCCCATCGCACGCGTGAGGGAAATAGGAATCGGATTAACAACTGCGCCATCAACCAGCCAATAGCCGTTATGAGCGACCGGTGCCATCAGGCCGGGAATGCTGCATGATGCTCGAATAGCAAGATGGAGATCGCCTTCGGTAAACCACAGTTCTCGCCCCGTACTTAAATTTGTGGCGACCGCAGCGAAACGGCGTGAACAATTTTCTATCTCTGTTTCCGGCATAATTTCGCGATACCGATTGAATACACGCTCACCGCGCAGCAATCCGCCACGCTGCCAGGAGAGATCCATCAGCCGTAAAACATCCCAGTAGCTAAAAGAGGTGACCCACTCTTCCAGCGCGGACAGGCGATCACATGCATAGGCTGCGCCCACCAGCGAACCGATTGAACATCCTGCAACGATATCTATTTCAATGCCCATTTCTTTTAGCGCGTTAATGACGCCAATATGCGACCATCCTCGCGCCGCGCCGGATCCTAGCGCCAGCCCTATTTTTATCTTTCTCATTATTCCTGCAAGCTTCCCCTGGAATGCAGCCGTAGCCACATCGCTACTGCTCGGTTAACATAGTGCTACGCAGGCGATTAATACGCCGTTATTGTTTCCAGGGAGATTATTTGTGTCTGAGCTTTGTCCCTGTGGTAGTGCTGTCGAGTATAGCCTATGTTGCCACCCTTATGTGTCTGGTGAAAAGGTTGCACCTGATCCTGAACATCTCATGCGTTCGCGTTACTGCGCTTTTGTGATGCAAGACGCAGATTATTTAATAAAGACCTGGCATCCATCCTGTGGCGCTGCAGCGTTGCGTACCGAATTGATGGCCGGATTTGCGCATACCGAATGGTTGGGGCTGACCGTATTTGAGCGCTCATACCATGAAGGTGATGACGTAGGTTATGTTAGTTTCGTCGCTCGATTTACCGAACAGGGTAAAACAGGAGCGATAATTGAACGTTCGCGATTTTTGAAAGAAAACGGTCAGTGGTACTATATTGACGGTACACGTCCACAGTTTGGCCGCAACGATCCCTGCCCTTGTGGTTCAGGTAAAAAATTTAAAAAGTGCTGCGGCCAATAATGGTTGACGGTACGGTTAAGCAAACACTCTCAACAAGGTTTTTCCAGCAATGCATTCACTCCAACGAAAAGTTTTGCGTACCATTTGCCCGGATCAAAAGGGTCTGATCGCGCGTATTACTAATATTTGCTACAAGCACGAGTTAAATATCGTGCAGAACAATGAATTTGTTGATCACCGCACCGGGCGCTTTTTTATGCGCACGGAGCTGGAAGGCATATTTAATGATTCCACCCTGCTGGCGGATCTCGATAGCGCATTGCCGGAAGGTTCTGTGCGTGAGCTCACTCCCGCCGGTCGTCGTCGGATAGTCATTCTGGTCACTAAAGAAGCACATTGCCTTGGCGATCTGCTGATGAAAGCCACTTATGGCGGACTGGATGTGGAAATAGCGGCAGTCATCGGCAACCACGACACTTTGCGTTCACTGGTGGAGCGTTTTGATATCCCGTTTGAACTGGTCAGCCATGAAGGATTAAGTCGTAACGAACACGATCAGAAGATGGCAGATGCTATTGATGCTTATCAGCCTGATTACGTGGTGCTGGCGAAATATATGCGTGTATTAACGCCGGAGTTCGTGGCGCGCTTTCCGAATAAGATTATCAATATTCACCATTCATTCCTGCCGGCATTTATTGGCGCACGCCCGTACCATCAGGCGTATGAGCGCGGGGTGAAGATTATTGGTGCAACAGCACACTACGTAAATGACAATCTGGATGAAGGTCCAATCATCATGCAGGACGTTATTCATGTGGATCATACTTACACTGCTGAAGATATGATGCGGGCAGGTCGTGATGTCGAGAAAAATGTATTAAGCCGCGCGCTTTACCAGGTTTTGGCCCAGCGCGTTTTTGTTTACGGTAACCGGACGATTATTCTTTAATCGCCAGCCAAAAGAACTGGTTGCCTTTAATCCGTTACGGATGAAAATTACGCAACTAGTTCATTTTTCTCAACGTAACACTTTACAGCGGCGTGTCATTTGATATGATGCGCCCCGCTTCCCAATGAGGGAGCAGGCCAGTAAAAAGCATTACCCCGTGGTGGGGTTCCCGAGCGGCCAAAGGGAGCAGACTGTAAATCTGCCGTCATCGACTTCGAAGGTTCGAATCCTTCCCCCACCACCATCACTTAGTTCTTATCTCAATTCTTAGGCTTCTCACCCATTCGCCGTAAAAATTGCTGCTGTAGCCCCAACAAATCCGATAACGTCAGTAACTGGTAATCCAGCCCCTTCTGCTTTGCGATATCCGCAATAATGCGACTTAACGCCGGATAGTGGCGATGATTCCAGTGGGGAAAAAGATGATGGGTAAGATGCAAATTAATCCCGCCCAACCAATAGCCAAGCGATGCCGGTTGTGGCGTCCAGTCAAAGGTTGTAGCGAAAGTATGAGCCAGCCTGCCCACTGCTATTTTCCCCTCTTCTGGCGGCAATTGGGTATTCCCCTTTGCCCAATGTGTTCCTATGATCAGCATGACAAAGATCAGAGAAGCGAGCATTTGACTGAGCAAATAAATCAGCAGAATAGCCCTAAAACTAAACACATCGGACAATAGCCAGAAAGGAAGCAGCAGGCACATGGCGAAATGCGCCAGTTTGCCGCCTAAAAAATACCCCCAGCCAGTAAAACCACGCAATGCCAGATGCGGCGTTACCGGCGTGAACCCTCCACGATCGAGCCAGTCCACTACCCAGATATACCAGGGAAAGGTTAGCGCCGCGACCAGCGGCCAGTAGCGATGTTGCTGGCGCATAAAAGGTCGCCACCGTTGCCATGGCGTCTGGCGAAGAATGCCATTTTCTGCGGTGTCAGGATCGTAAAATTCGATATTGGTAAAACCGTGATGAAAGCGTACATGGCGCACCCGCCAGCAGTCAGGATCAAGCCCTATCGGAAAAGCAACCATCCGATTAAGCCAGGCATTGGCCTTTTTACCACGCCAAAATGCATCGTGCGAAGCGTCATGCACCACATTGACTGCTAACAACATGGCGCAAAATATCATCGCCAGATACCACAATAGATATAACACCCACTGGCTTTGAGACAACGCCAGTGAATAACAGGATAGGCAAGCAATAATCAGTGTCACCATTTTGGCGAATGCCCATCCGTCGGCATATCGATGATCACCTGATTTTGCCAGATACGCTTTCGTACCCTTTTGCAACTGTTTTACCAGGTGCGGATCATCGGCAGGAAAAGTGATTAACCTGTTGGGATTAAACAGGTTCATAGTGTTTCCTTAGCGACTTACGCCCCACACCACTCACGAATAACACACAATGGGCCAGCAAAACGCCAGCTAATCCCTTCCAGACCAGAGTGCTCCATGAACACATATAAAGAATAAAA
It includes:
- the adhE gene encoding bifunctional acetaldehyde-CoA/alcohol dehydrogenase, with the protein product MAVTNVAELNALVERVKKAQREYASFTQEQVDKIFRAAALAAADARIPLAKMAVAESGMGIVEDKVIKNHFASEYIYNAYKDEKTCGILSEDDTFGTITIAEPIGIICGIVPTTNPTSTAIFKSLISLKTRNAIIFSPHPRAKDATNKAADIVLQAAIAAGAPKDLIGWIDQPSVELSNALMHHPDINLILATGGPGMVKAAYSSGKPAIGVGAGNTPVVIDETADIKRAVASVLMSKTFDNGVICASEQSVVVVDSVYDAVRERFATHGGYMLQGKELKAVQDVILKNGALNAAIVGQPAYKIAELAGFSVPENTKILIGEVTVVDESEPFAHEKLSPTLAMYRAKDFEDAVDKAEKLVAMGGIGHTSCLYTDQDNQPARVSYFGQKMKTARILINTPASQGGIGDLYNFKLAPSLTLGCGSWGGNSISENVGPKHLINKKTVAKRAENMLWHKLPKSIYFRRGSLPIALDEVITDGHKRALIVTDRFLFNNGYADQITSVLKAAGVETEVFFEVEADPTLSIVRKGAELANSFKPDVIIALGGGSPMDAAKIMWVMYEHPETHFEELALRFMDIRKRIYKFPKMGVKAKMIAVTTTSGTGSEVTPFAVVTDDATGQKYPLADYALTPDMAIVDANLVMDMPKSLCAFGGLDAVTHAMEAYVSVLASEFSDGQALQALKLLKEYLPASYHEGAKNPVARERVHSAATIAGIAFANAFLGVCHSMAHKLGSQFHIPHGLANALLICNVIRYNANDNPTKQTAFSQYDRPQARRRYAEIADHLGLSAPGDRTAAKIEKLLAWLETLKAELGIPKSIREAGVQEADFLANVDKLSEDAFDDQCTGANPRYPLISELKQILLDTYYGRDYVEGAPAAKEAAPAKAEKKAKKSA
- the tdk gene encoding thymidine kinase, with the translated sequence MAQLYFYYSAMNAGKSTALLQSSYNYQERGMRTVVYTAEIDDRFGAGKVSSRIGLSSPAKLFNQNSSLFDEIRAEHEQQAIHCVLVDECQFLSRQQVYELSEVVDQLDIPVLCYGLRTDFRGELFTGSQYLLAWSDKLVELKTICFCGRKASMVLRLDQEGRPYNEGEQVVIGGNERYVSVCRKHYKEALEVGSLTAIQEKHQHD
- the galU gene encoding UTP--glucose-1-phosphate uridylyltransferase GalU, with the protein product MAAINTKVKKAVIPVAGLGTRMLPATKAIPKEMLPLVDKPLIQYVVNECIAAGITEIVLVTHSSKNSIENHFDTSFELEAMLEKRVKRQLLDEVQSICPPHVTIMQVRQGLAKGLGHAVLCAHPVVGDEPVAVILPDVILDEYESDLSQDNLAEMIRRFDGTGHSQIMVEPVADVTAYGVVDCKGVELAPGESVPMVGVVEKPKADVAPSNLAIVGRYVLSADIWPLLAKTPPGAGDEIQLTDAIDMLIEKETVEAYHMKGKSHDCGNKLGYMQAFVEYGIRHNTLGTEFKAWLEEEMGIKK
- the hns gene encoding histone-like nucleoid-structuring protein H-NS, giving the protein MSEALKILNNIRTLRAQARECTLETLEEMLEKLEVVVNERREEESAAAAEVEERTRKLQQYREMLIADGIDPNELLNSMAAVKSGTKAKRAQRPAKYSYVDENGETKTWTGQGRTPAVIKKAMDEQGKSLDDFLIKQ
- the rssA gene encoding patatin-like phospholipase RssA yields the protein MRKIKIGLALGSGAARGWSHIGVINALKEMGIEIDIVAGCSIGSLVGAAYACDRLSALEEWVTSFSYWDVLRLMDLSWQRGGLLRGERVFNRYREIMPETEIENCSRRFAAVATNLSTGRELWFTEGDLHLAIRASCSIPGLMAPVAHNGYWLVDGAVVNPIPISLTRAMGADIVIAVDLQHDAHLMQQDLLSFNVSTENDDTEDALPWHARLKERLSSFTARRAVTAPTATEIMTTSIQVLENRLKRNRMAGDPPDILIQPLCPQISTLDFHRANAAIAAGQLAVEKKMDELLPLVRTNVLI
- a CDS encoding YchJ family protein, which encodes MSELCPCGSAVEYSLCCHPYVSGEKVAPDPEHLMRSRYCAFVMQDADYLIKTWHPSCGAAALRTELMAGFAHTEWLGLTVFERSYHEGDDVGYVSFVARFTEQGKTGAIIERSRFLKENGQWYYIDGTRPQFGRNDPCPCGSGKKFKKCCGQ
- the rssB gene encoding two-component system response regulator RssB, whose translation is MTQPLVGKQILIVEDEPVFRSLLDSWFSSLGATTVLAADGVDALELLGGFTPDLMICDIAMPRMNGLKLLEHIRNRGDQTPVLVISATENMADIAKALRLGVEDVLLKPVKDLNRLREMVFACLYPSMFNSRVEEEERLFRDWDAMVDNPTAAAKLLQELQPPVQQEISHCRVNYRQLVAADKPGLVLDIAALSENDLAFYCLDVTRAGHNGVLAALLLRALFNGLLQEQLAHQNQRLPELGALLKQVNHLLRQANLPSQFPLLVGYYHRELKSLILVSAGLNATLNAGEHQIQISNGVPLGTLGNAYLNQLSQRCDAWQCQIWGTGGRLRLMLSAE
- a CDS encoding IS256-like element IS1414 family transposase; translation: MDEKQLQALANELAKNLKTPEDLSQFDRLLKKLSVEAALNAEMTHHPGYEKNQSRPGANSRNGFSTKTVITGDGPLELRTPRDRDGTFEPQLVKKNQTRITGMDNQILSLYAKGMTTREIAAAFKELYDADVSPALISKVTDAVMEQVVEWQNRPLDAVYPIVYLDCIVLKVRQDSRVINKSVFLALGINIEGQKELLGMWLAENEGAKFWLNVLTELKNRGLNDILIACVDGLKGFPDAINTVYPKARIQLCIVHMVRNSLRFVSWKDYKAVTRDLKAIYQAPTEEAGQQALEAFAAAWDCRYPQISRSWQANWPNLATFFAYPTDIRKVIYTTNAIESLNSVIRHALKKRKVFPTDDSVKKVVWLAIQSASQKWTMPLKDWRMAMSRFIIEFGDRLDGHF